The following coding sequences lie in one Paramisgurnus dabryanus chromosome 16, PD_genome_1.1, whole genome shotgun sequence genomic window:
- the LOC135760021 gene encoding probable UDP-sugar transporter protein SLC35A4, which produces MLQTDRVRIVIDDEYPIQPELHRTRRWSCGAPWAILLVLLVFIYGSHAPLISLTKVDGHVPFSSSSCVVLIEFAKLVVSFATLVVTGNLSSLKASVSIVAVLPYAIPALLYAFNNNLVVIMQVYMDPSSFQLFSNLKIGSTALLYTFCLGKRLRRGQWFAVGLLVAAGVCHSYTSLDWEQPKEDISNPGLRITSWGLLLVLVYCFVSGLAAVYTERTLKTQHLPLSLQNLFLYAFGVAINLMSLVTGSSGQQGFLYGFSALVWVIIAGQVTNGLLMSVIMKHGTGIMRLFVISSGMLVNGVLSWWLLGIQLTHHFLFAVVLIGWAVYLYYR; this is translated from the coding sequence ATGTTGCAGACAGACCGGGTAAGAATTGTGATAGATGATGAGTATCCTATTCAGCCAGAACTCCACCGCACCAGGCGATGGTCTTGTGGGGCTCCCTGGGCAATACTACTAGTTCTTCTGGTTTTTATTTATGGTTCCCACGCTCCTCTCATCTCCCTCACTAAGGTTGATGGTCACGTTCCCTTCAGCTCATCTTCCTGTGTGGTTCTTATAGAATTTGCCAAGCTCGTGGTCTCTTTCGCAACCCTGGTGGTGACCGGGAATCTGTCCAGCCTCAAAGCATCCGTGTCCATTGTTGCCGTGTTGCCCTACGCCATTCCTGCTCTTCTGTACGCTTTTAACAACAACCTTGTGGTCATCATGCAGGTGTATATGGATCCCAGCTCCTTCCAGCTTTTTAGCAACTTGAAAATCGGCTCTACCGCGCTCCTCTACACATTCTGTTTAGGGAAGAGGTTGAGGCGTGGCCAGTGGTTTGCCGTGGGGCTTCTCGTGGCTGCTGGCGTCTGCCATAGCTACACCAGCCTCGATTGGGAACAGCCGAAAGAGGATATATCAAACCCCGGGCTTCGAATCACATCCTGGGGGCTTTTGCTGGTGCTTGTGTATTGCTTTGTGTCTGGATTGGCTGCGGTCTACACAGAGCGCACGCTGAAAACTCAGCATCTACCTCTGAGCCTCCAAAATCTTTTCCTTTATGCTTTTGGGGTGGCGATCAATCTTATGTCTCTTGTGACTGGCAGCAGTGGACAGCAGGGCTTTCTGTATGGATTCTCTGCACTGGTTTGGGTTATTATTGCAGGACAGGTCACTAATGGTCTCCTCATGTCTGTCATCATGAAACACGGAACTGGAATCATGAGACTTTTTGTCATCTCTTCTGGAATGCTGGTAAATGGTGTCCTCTCCTGGTGGCTTCTGGGAATACAGCTTACTCATCACTTCCTGTTTGCTGTGGTTTTGATTGGGTGGGCAGTGTACCTGTATTACAGGTAG
- the golga6l9 gene encoding golgin subfamily A member 6-like protein 9 — MDTSIAVGERDKEKNESAGIQNLLRQETELHITEGRVSVQKNQERVNRIRQLKEQLQKDKEEESDQSGPGTNTIEREKLLERRMRMRETHEKVIEDELIKMERELEKQQVTGIEGEMLYLRRERHILVLQIEALRRENQQAHADLETQYTQHQQELNTLREESLQVFRVFREVLEEQKRTSEERYRRLLIDAIQDAVHLSTQNLQLQEEIQQLRNNQRAFFSNQMPMQN; from the exons ATGGACACATCT ATAGCTGTCggagagagagataaagagaagaaCGAGTCGGCAGGGATACAAAATCTCCTCAGACAGGAAACAGAACTGCACAttactg AGGGCAGGGTCAGTGTGCAGAAGAATCAGGAGCGGGTGAATCGAATCAGACAGCTGAAAGAACAACTTCAGAAAGACAAGGAGGAGGAATCGGACCAATCAGGACCTGGCACTAACACA ATAGAGCGTGAGAAACTCTTGGAGCGCAGGATGAGAATGAGAGAGACTCATGAGAAAGTGATTGAAGATGAATTAATAAAGATGGAGCGAGAACTAGAGAAGCAGCAG GTGACTGGTATAGAGGGTGAAATGTTGTACCTGCGcagagagagacacattctGGTTCTGCAGATCGAGGCGCTGCGCAGAGAGAATCAGCAGGCACATGCAGACCTGGAGACGCAGTACACACAACACCAACAAGAACTAAACACACTCAGAGAAGAGAGCTTACAG GTCTTCAGGGTGTTTCGTGAGGTTCTAGAAGAACAGAAGAGAACTTCAGAAGAGAGGTACAGACGTCTGCTCATAGATGCTATTCAGGATGCCGTTCACCTGTCCACTCAAAACCTACAACTACAAGAAGAAATTCAGCAGCTGAGAAACA ATCAGCGAGCATTTTTCTCAAACCAGATGCCGATGCAGAACTGA
- the LOC135760089 gene encoding SLC35A4 upstream open reading frame protein-like produces MAGDKDPVTRLKDLAQLKDQLEEIQKKVEGEVQAGIPQGGSLLASPFLKGFLAGYVVSRLRSSAILGVALGTLTGIYAAQSYQVPNIEESIRDFVSSLKKGPGN; encoded by the exons ATGGCGGGGGACAAG GATCCAGTAACCCGGCTGAAGGACCTGGCCCAGCTCAAGGATCAGCTGGAGGAAATCCAGAAGAAGGTGGAGGGTGAAGTTCAAGCAGGAATCCCACAG GGTGGGTCTTTATTAGCTTCACCTTTTCTGAAAGGATTCCTGGCAGGGTATGTGGTTTCCAGACTGCGTTCTTCTGCCATCTTGGGAGTCGCTTTAGGAACCCTGACTGGTATCTATGCTGCCCAGAGCTATCAGGTGCCCAACATTGAGGAGAGCATACGAGACTTTGTGAGCTCTCTGAAGAAAGGACCCGGTAATTAG
- the hmgxb3 gene encoding HMG domain-containing protein 3 produces the protein MEAIYGEMEVESCYTLLQLPSPKKKRRSKGGTGNADKPKKPRSAYLLYYFDVRQNMQQENPELPQSEINKCISDSWKRLNVADRGYYLERARMEKDGIDPMSLNSNQSAASSQDVPGFRKILPRANYLLLSKSAVEGESGEVCVDGEAEGTLDRATRTPTQETLVSPMTLGSEVELSEQCIAIEALGEHTSVGGTAHLGVLSQNSCAIEGSLGLGRDALKAAAVLVKGEECKVVGGAYGDAGMVVENVMEGGALMPQIKPDATRLVAIIPNKGVVENKIITTTGPVMMFPVMNTAKAEPKPSFKLPIRYTRRGRGYCTTPGCLFSYVTRHKPPQCPDCGQHLGGKWVAIAKRASRKAAPPGQQCDDFKLPVSHPCGLTDPTDATINTEKELMQNTDQTGSSIITQKSSVDKPQDRGSTSSRKAGCRKREKKKAQQASTSDAESKSVLSLSNGQIQVVSKEINSSGAQKRRIRAILPAPAQTNAAAQSALVQWIAVRPDEVGTDTGIIRTMKPSASEHIVGLKPSTLKQLGHIITPTASEQKPTTVNSNQYIITDNGVKILSMVPFKKTSGSSLALGLSTARGRGHCKNPACDYVYKNRHKPQHCPTCGWELGKKTKHTISAEVEAGSPILYDLSQPLSSTQKEVQRQSTVSVLRCCLQFPESEGELQDVFSLIRELNASEIGDEMENAAKERNGWPSFYEPAATHCSLCQCPLIKGELSSAAGLEECWLLTDVAIRLVTLQVKICSNLQCLALHSFTDLHPGLFNIGNKLLVTLDLFFKMRHQIRQGDDPAHAAFSIIKNTQTQTDCVLSSEDLSLVQELFCSGYWAFECLTVRDYNDMICGVCGIAPKLEVAQRNTNNVLLLKNVEFTWPEVQVTDEVQVDEFWLTMENEALEQAAFPCSIPITRFDASIIAPFIPPLMRSAGVINTEKDKITTDTALTGDPAVLVRLIHEGLLRSDQIEQHSEQELRDVLEKCGSPAATDTPKEQLLASVSLLYSQIKNGLWTAPEPKTPVTAGRISRVCPHQVVCSSKYIVRRESARDHVDLLLSTRFWPPVYVTDCAQKVALCADVLYPELTSQMWGRNQGCFSDPSTAPQYVSCSELQDQQYTLDLSITESNPQLHPITKSASRWIVRLDSSNHLHGDRDAHHAMTLCRELEPYVDVASEICHESDNETSENDGVSAIRRKALVFDNAAYYYLYNRLVDFLSSRDIVNQQIAEVLNACQPGEVVMIRDALYRLGVAHINSDEQELEDGEMEKDTEVMMSEEMMLV, from the exons ATGGAGGCCATCTATGGAGAGATGGAGGTGGAGAGCTGCTACACACTGCTGCAACTTCCATCACCCAAGAAGAAACGGAGGAGCAAAGGCGGCACAGGAAACGCAGACAAACCCAAGAAGCCCAG GTCAGCGTATCTGCTCTACTACTTCGACGTGCGTCAAAACATGCAACAGGAAAACCCAGAGCTGCCTCAGTCTGAGATCAACAAATGCATCAGTGACAGTTGGAAGAGACTGAATGTGGCCGATCGAGGTTATTACCTGGAGAGAGCTCGCATGGAGAAAGATGGCATCGACCCCATGAGTCTAAAT AGCAACCAATCAGCTGCCTCTTCTCAGGATGTCCCAGGGTTCCGCAAGATCCTCCCACGGGCGAATTATTTGCTGCTTTCAAAGAGCGCAGTGGAAGGGGAAAGTGGAGAGGTTTGTGTGGACGGAGAAGCAGAGGGGACCCTGGATAGAGCCACTCGGACCCCCACACAGGAGACTCTGGTGTCTCCCATGACTCTGGGCAGTGAGGTGGAGCTGTCCGAGCAGTGCATCGCCATCGAGGCGCTCGGCGAACACACGTCTGTGGGTGGAACGGCACACCTCGGAGTCCTCTCCCAGAATTCCTGTGCCATTGAAGGATCACTGGGTCTCGGGCGGGATGCTCTTAAAGCTGCTGCTGTTCTTGTGAAGGGAGAGGAGTGTAAAGTAGTGGGCGGGGCCTATGGTGATGCTGGCATGGTGGTAGAGAACGTAATGGAGGGCGGAGCTCTAATGCCTCAGATCAAACCGGATGCAACACGTCTTGTTGCGATAATACCTAATAAG GGTGTAgtggaaaataaaataattaccaCTACAGGTCCAGTAATGATGTTTCCAGTTATGAACACTGCGAAAGCAGAACCCAAACCCTCATTTAAATTG CCCATCAGATATACACGACGAGGGCGAGGTTACTGCACCACACCTGGCTGTTTGTTTTCATACGTCACCCGTCACAAACCGCCCCAGTGTCCTGACTGTGGCCAACATCTCGGTGGGAAGTGGGTGGCCATT GCAAAAAGAGCATCAAGAAAAGCAGCGCCTCCAGGGCAACAATGCGATGACTTCAAGCTTCCTGTTTCTCATCCATGTGGTCTGACAGATCCGACTGATGCAACAATAAACACGGAAAAAGAACTGATGCAGAACACGGACCAAACAGGCTCTTCCATAATTACCCAGAAATCCTCTGTAGATAAACCTCAGGACCGAGGCTCTACATCCTCTCGAAAGGCCGGCTGcaggaagagagagaaaaaaaaagcTCAACAAGCTTCAACGTCTGATGCTGAATCAAAGTCTGTGCT ATCATTGAGTAATGGTCAAATTCAAGTCGTCTCGAAAGAAATAAACAGCAGTGGAGCACAAAAACGCCGTATAAGAGCGATTCTTCCAGCGCCTGCTCAGACCA ATGCGGCCGCCCAGTCTGCACTTGTACAGTGGATCGCTGTTCGTCCTGATGAGGTCGGCACAGATACTGGTATTATCAGAACAA TGAAACCATCAGCCAGTGAGCACATCGTGGGTCTGAAGCCCAGCACCCTTAAACAGTTGGGTCACATAATCACACCCACTGCCTCAGAACAG AAGCCCACGACAGTCAACAGTAACCAATACATCATTACTGACAATGGCGTGAAGATTCTCTCCATGGTGCCCTTTAAGAAAACATCTGGATCATCCCTT GCTCTAGGTTTGTCTACGGCGAGAGGAAGAGGTCATTGTAAGAACCCTGCGTGTGATTATGTGTATAAAAACAGACACAAACCTCAACACTGTCCGACCTGTGGATGGGAACTCGGCAAGAAAACTAAACACACG ATCTCTGCTGAGGTTGAGGCTGGTTCACCGATTCTGTACGACCTGTCTCAACCTTTGAGCTCCACTCAGAAGGAAGTGCAGCGTCAGTCAACAGTGAGCGTCCTCAGATGCTGTCTGCAGTTTCCAGAGAGTGAAGGAGAACTGCAGGACGTCTTTAGCCTCATACGCGAGCTCAACGCTTCTGAAATAGGCGATGAGATGGAGAACGCAGCGAAAGAGAGAAACGGATGGCCGTCTTTTTATGAACCAGCGGCCACACACTGCAGTCTGTGTCAATGCCCGCTGATTAAAGGGGAGCTGAG TTCGGCTGCAGGTTTAGAGGAATGCTGGTTGTTGACTGACGTTGCGATTCGACTGGTCACCCTACAGGTGAAAATCTGCTCAAATCTGCAGTGTCTGGCACTTCACAGTTTCACAGACCTGCATCCAG GTTTGTTTAACATCGGAAATAAACTGCTGGTGACGCTGGATTTATTCTTCAAGATGAGACATCAGATCAGACAAGGAGATGATCCTGCACACGCTGCTTTCAGTATTattaaaaacacacagacacaaacag actGCGTGTTGAGCTCGGAGGATTTGTCTCTTGTTCAGGAGCTCTTCTGCAGTGGTTACTGGGCGTTTGAGTGTCTGACGGTCCGAGATTATAACGATATGATCTGTGGAGTGTGTGGCATCGCTCCTAAACTTGAGGTCGCACAACGCAACACCAACAACGTTTTACTGCTGAAGAATGTGGAG ttcaccTGGCCTGAGGTCCAAGTGACGGACGAGGTGCAGGTTGATGAGTTTTGGCTGACGATGGAGAACGAGGCGTTAGAACAGGCAGCGTTTCCCTGCAGCATCCCCATCACGCGATTCGATGCATCCATCATTGCTCCGTTTATTCCTCCTCTAATGAGGAGCGCAGGTGTCATTAACACAGAAAAGGATAAGATCACCACAGACACAGCACTCACAG GAGACCCTGCAGTCCTGGTGCGTCTTATCCACGAGGGTCTGCTGAGATCGGATCAGATTGAACAACACAGTGAGCAGGAGCTCAGGGACGTGCTGGAAAAATGTGGAAGCCCAGCTGCAACAGACACTCCAAAG GAGCAGCTGTTGGCGTCTGTTTCTCTGTTGTACTCACAAATAAAAAACGGACTTTGGACGGCGCCTGAACCAAAAACTCCCGTGACGGCGGGCAGAATCAGCCGAGTGTGTCCACATCAG GTGGTGTGCAGCTCGAAGTACATTGTTCGTCGAGAAAGCGCTCGAGATCACGTGGACCTGCTGTTGTCGACGCGGTTCTGGCCGCCGGTCTATGTGACGGATTGTGCTCAGAAGGTGGCGCTGTGTGCTGATGTGTTATACCCTGAACTGACCTCTCAGATGTGGGGTAGAAACCAAGGCTGTTTTTCTGACCCTTCAACAGCACCACAG TACGTCTCATGCTCAGAACTACAGGACCAGCAGTACACTTTGGATCTGTCCATTACTGAGTCAAACCCACAGCTGCACCCCATCACCAAATCCGCCTCCCGCTGGATTGTGCGGCTTGACAGTTCAAACCATCTGCACGGGGACCGTGATGCTCACCACGCCATGACGCTGTGCAGAGAACTCGAACCTTACGTTGACGTAGCAAGCGAGATATGCCACGAATCTGACAATGAAACTAGCGAAAACGACGGCGTGTCTGCTATCCGCCGTAAAGCGCTAGTGTTTGATAACGCAGCGTATTATTACCTCTACAACAGGCTGGTGGACTTTCTAAGCAGCAGAGACATTGTAAACCAGCAGATCGCAGAGGTCCTGAACGCCTGTCAGCCGGGCGAGGTGGTGATGATCAGAGACGCCCTCTACAGGCTGGGAGTGGCACATATCAACTCAGACGAACAGGAGCTTGAAGATGGCGAGATGGAGAAAGACACTGAAGTGATGATGAGCGAGGAGATGATGCTCGTCTGA